The Comamonas sp. GB3 AK4-5 genome includes a region encoding these proteins:
- the priA gene encoding primosomal protein N' produces the protein MPLSPHAPPCPPAPTDTTACVVHVAVHTPVHSGVGGLLSYTAPHSLPPGTLVRVPLGTRELLGVVWDKPEQTETLAPEQLKPVRSVLEGLAPLSPSWRRLVAFAAQYYQRSLGEIALTGLPPALKDMTAEQLARRLAPPKTKKLSKKAQATLAAEMAAQAEADATLLTPTFAENSIALSAEQQSVCTQMDQHPGPFLLFGATGSGKTEVYLQRVQQALEADPQAQALVMVPEINLTPQLLERFTARFAPLFGPQAVVSMHSGMTNPQRLKSWLAAHSAQARVLLGTRMAVFASLPGLKVVVVDEEHDPSYKQQEGARYSARDLALWRGRAQGAQVILGSATPSLESWHASEPETDGGPGRYLRLHMPSRIGAAELPRVRLVDMRQQPRRTVFSPALLGAITERVQRGEQALVLLNRRGFAPVLFCADCSWKSDCPHCSAHQVFHKGDRTLRCHHCGFTQRVPHACPECGNPDILPLGKGTEQLEEELARLLRNVQRPDGAPARVGRIDADTTRLKGALEQQLEQVHSGEIDVLVGTQMVAKGHDFRRITLVAAVQPDGALFSSDFRAPERLFCLLMQAAGRAGRDGSYVANQGSRPEMWVQTHDPEHAVFQSLRSHDYPRFAGQQLRERQDAGMPPFAFQALVRADAKTQETAQAFLRAASEAAQQGQLPHLDAVFLFPPIPMAMQRVADVERAQMLIEATDRRALQRFLHAWQPWLHWLRSQPAHKGLVRWLVDVDPQSL, from the coding sequence ATGCCGCTTTCGCCCCACGCCCCCCCCTGTCCCCCTGCCCCCACCGACACCACCGCCTGTGTCGTGCATGTGGCGGTGCACACGCCGGTACACAGCGGCGTGGGGGGCTTGCTGAGCTACACAGCCCCGCACAGCCTGCCCCCAGGCACCCTGGTGCGTGTGCCCCTGGGTACACGCGAGCTGCTGGGCGTGGTCTGGGACAAGCCGGAGCAGACCGAGACCCTGGCCCCTGAGCAGCTCAAACCCGTACGCAGCGTGCTGGAAGGCCTGGCGCCGCTGTCACCGAGCTGGCGCCGTCTGGTGGCCTTTGCCGCCCAGTACTACCAGCGCAGCCTGGGCGAAATCGCGCTCACCGGCCTGCCCCCGGCCCTCAAGGACATGACGGCCGAGCAACTGGCCCGGCGCCTGGCGCCGCCCAAGACCAAAAAGCTGAGCAAAAAGGCACAGGCCACCCTGGCCGCCGAGATGGCGGCACAGGCCGAGGCAGATGCCACGCTGCTCACGCCAACGTTCGCCGAAAACTCCATAGCACTCAGTGCTGAACAGCAAAGCGTTTGCACGCAAATGGACCAACACCCCGGCCCTTTTTTGCTGTTTGGCGCCACCGGCAGCGGCAAGACTGAGGTCTATTTGCAGCGCGTGCAGCAGGCGCTGGAGGCCGACCCGCAGGCCCAGGCACTGGTGATGGTGCCGGAGATCAATCTCACGCCCCAGCTGCTGGAGCGTTTTACCGCCCGCTTTGCCCCGCTGTTCGGTCCCCAGGCCGTGGTCAGCATGCACAGCGGCATGACCAACCCGCAGCGCCTCAAAAGCTGGCTGGCCGCCCACAGCGCCCAGGCCCGGGTGCTGCTGGGCACGCGCATGGCGGTGTTTGCCAGCCTGCCGGGGCTGAAGGTGGTCGTGGTCGACGAGGAGCATGACCCCAGCTACAAGCAGCAGGAAGGCGCACGCTACTCCGCCCGCGACCTGGCCCTGTGGCGCGGCCGTGCCCAGGGCGCCCAGGTGATTCTGGGCAGCGCCACGCCCTCGCTGGAAAGCTGGCATGCCAGCGAGCCCGAAACCGACGGTGGCCCCGGCCGCTATCTGCGCCTGCACATGCCCAGCCGCATCGGCGCGGCCGAGCTGCCCCGCGTGCGCCTGGTGGACATGCGCCAGCAGCCCCGGCGCACCGTGTTCTCCCCGGCGCTGCTGGGCGCCATCACCGAGCGCGTACAGCGCGGCGAGCAGGCCCTGGTGCTGCTCAACCGCCGCGGCTTTGCCCCCGTGCTGTTCTGCGCCGACTGCAGCTGGAAAAGCGACTGCCCGCATTGCAGCGCCCACCAGGTGTTTCACAAGGGCGACCGCACGCTGCGCTGCCACCACTGCGGCTTTACCCAGCGCGTGCCCCACGCCTGCCCGGAATGCGGCAACCCCGACATCCTGCCGCTGGGCAAAGGCACGGAGCAGCTGGAAGAAGAGCTGGCGCGCCTGCTGCGCAATGTGCAGCGTCCGGATGGCGCACCCGCACGCGTGGGCCGCATCGATGCCGACACCACCCGCCTCAAGGGCGCGCTGGAGCAGCAGTTGGAGCAGGTGCACAGCGGCGAGATCGACGTGCTGGTGGGCACGCAAATGGTGGCCAAGGGCCATGACTTTCGCCGCATCACCCTGGTGGCTGCGGTGCAACCCGATGGCGCCTTGTTTTCCAGCGATTTCCGCGCACCCGAGCGCCTGTTCTGCCTGCTGATGCAGGCCGCCGGCCGCGCCGGGCGCGATGGCAGCTATGTGGCCAACCAAGGCAGCCGGCCGGAAATGTGGGTGCAGACCCATGACCCGGAGCACGCCGTGTTCCAGTCCCTGCGCTCCCATGACTACCCGCGCTTTGCCGGCCAGCAGCTGCGCGAGCGCCAGGATGCCGGCATGCCGCCTTTTGCCTTCCAGGCCCTGGTGCGGGCCGATGCCAAAACACAAGAAACGGCCCAGGCGTTTTTGCGCGCCGCCAGCGAGGCCGCACAGCAAGGCCAGCTGCCCCACCTCGATGCGGTGTTTCTGTTCCCACCCATTCCTATGGCCATGCAGCGCGTGGCCGATGTGGAGCGCGCCCAGATGCTGATCGAGGCGACCGACCGCCGCGCCCTGCAACGCTTTTTGCACGCCTGGCAGCCCTGGCTGCACTGGCTGCGCAGCCAGCCCGCCCACAAAGGCCTGGTGCGCTGGCTGGTGGATGTGGACCCGCAAAGCCTGTAA
- the gltS gene encoding sodium/glutamate symporter, translating into MSLPETLHLPAFQSLTLAILLFFVGQKVAAAWEPLRRYNIPEPVVGGFLCASVVGLAYAVLGLRIEFDLQVRDTLLLYFFAGIGLKSDLKTLKEGGKPLLILLALASGFIVLQNLLGMGVAELFGLDPRAGLMTGSISLTGGVATTLSWAPHFVDQLGIANAMELGMASNMVGLIAACTIGGPIAGWLMRRYAIQGSGTTALDVGVSLQQATVKLDYYGVLRALLWLNLALMIGGVLTPLFQQAGLQLPMFVGCLIGGIVLRNTAGRWMLGRRYRRLGQFHWHSMREGLAMISDICLGLFLTMALMGLQLWVLEGVLGFVLTVLVLQVLLAIAFTTFIVFRTMGRDYEAAVVCAGFGGITLGSTATAVANMTAVARSHGAAHRAFIVVPLVCGFFVDIVNALVIQFLVR; encoded by the coding sequence GTGTCCCTGCCCGAGACCCTGCACCTCCCCGCCTTCCAGAGCCTGACGCTGGCCATTCTTTTGTTCTTTGTCGGCCAGAAAGTGGCCGCAGCCTGGGAGCCGCTGCGCCGCTACAACATCCCCGAGCCGGTGGTGGGGGGCTTTCTGTGTGCCAGCGTGGTGGGGCTGGCTTACGCCGTGCTGGGCCTGCGCATCGAGTTCGACCTGCAGGTGCGCGATACGCTGCTGCTGTACTTTTTCGCCGGCATCGGCCTGAAGTCCGATCTGAAGACGCTCAAGGAAGGCGGCAAGCCGCTGCTCATCCTGCTGGCGCTGGCCTCGGGCTTTATCGTGCTGCAAAACCTGCTGGGCATGGGCGTGGCCGAGCTGTTCGGCCTGGACCCGCGCGCCGGGCTCATGACGGGCTCGATCTCGCTCACCGGTGGCGTGGCCACCACGCTGTCCTGGGCGCCGCATTTTGTGGACCAGCTGGGCATTGCCAATGCCATGGAGCTGGGCATGGCCAGCAATATGGTGGGCCTGATTGCCGCCTGCACCATTGGCGGCCCCATTGCCGGCTGGCTGATGCGCCGCTACGCCATCCAGGGCAGCGGCACCACGGCCCTGGATGTGGGCGTGTCCCTGCAGCAAGCCACGGTCAAGCTGGACTATTACGGCGTGCTGCGGGCCCTGCTGTGGCTGAACCTGGCCTTGATGATTGGCGGTGTGCTGACCCCGCTGTTCCAGCAGGCCGGCCTGCAGCTGCCCATGTTTGTGGGCTGTTTGATTGGCGGCATTGTGCTGCGCAACACGGCAGGCCGCTGGATGCTGGGCCGCCGCTACCGCAGGCTGGGCCAATTCCACTGGCACAGCATGCGCGAGGGCCTGGCCATGATCTCGGACATCTGCTTGGGCCTGTTCCTGACCATGGCGCTGATGGGCCTGCAGCTGTGGGTGCTGGAGGGCGTGCTGGGCTTTGTGTTGACGGTGCTGGTGCTGCAGGTGTTGCTGGCCATCGCCTTCACCACCTTCATCGTCTTTCGCACCATGGGGCGCGACTATGAAGCGGCCGTGGTCTGCGCCGGTTTTGGCGGCATCACCCTGGGCTCCACCGCCACCGCCGTGGCCAATATGACGGCCGTGGCCCGCAGTCATGGCGCGGCGCACCGGGCCTTTATCGTGGTGCCCCTGGTCTGCGGCTTCTTTGTGGACATTGTCAACGCCCTGGTGATCCAGTTTCTGGTGCGCTGA
- a CDS encoding type II asparaginase produces MLLAGPVGTANAASTATITAAAAAAPAAAKPNVVVLATGGTIAGAGASTINSATYTAAKVPVDKLLAGLPELAQVANVRGEQVFQIASESFTNDNLLALAQRVSALSKQADVDGIVVTHGTDTLAETAYFLSLTVHTDKPIAVVGSMRPGTALSADGALNLVNAVSVAASADARGKGVFVTMNDEINTARDVNKDVNIQTGAFKSQWGPLGMVVEGKNYWFRAPAKRHTNQSEFNIDKLTQLPQVDIVYAYGSVQPTGVNALVQSGAKAIIHAGTGNGSVADRMVKPLQDARNQGVIVVRASRVPYGFVLRNAEQPDDKYDWVVAHDMRPEKARILTMLALSKGASTQELQRMFMEY; encoded by the coding sequence ATGCTGCTGGCCGGCCCTGTGGGCACGGCCAACGCCGCCTCCACGGCCACCATCACCGCTGCAGCCGCTGCGGCCCCTGCCGCTGCCAAGCCCAATGTGGTGGTGCTGGCCACCGGCGGCACCATTGCCGGCGCTGGCGCCTCCACCATCAACAGCGCCACCTACACCGCCGCCAAGGTGCCGGTGGACAAGCTGCTGGCAGGCCTGCCCGAGCTGGCCCAGGTGGCCAATGTGCGCGGCGAGCAGGTGTTCCAGATCGCCTCCGAAAGCTTCACCAACGACAATCTGCTGGCCCTGGCCCAGCGCGTCTCAGCCCTGTCCAAGCAGGCCGATGTGGACGGCATTGTCGTCACCCATGGCACGGACACGCTGGCCGAAACCGCCTACTTCCTGAGCCTGACGGTCCACACCGACAAGCCCATTGCCGTGGTGGGCAGCATGCGCCCGGGCACCGCCTTGTCGGCCGATGGCGCGCTGAACCTGGTCAACGCCGTGAGCGTGGCGGCGTCTGCCGACGCGCGCGGCAAGGGCGTGTTTGTGACCATGAACGACGAGATCAACACCGCACGCGATGTGAACAAGGATGTGAACATCCAGACTGGCGCCTTCAAGAGCCAGTGGGGCCCGCTGGGCATGGTGGTGGAGGGCAAGAACTACTGGTTTCGCGCCCCGGCCAAGCGCCACACCAACCAGTCCGAATTCAACATCGACAAGCTCACACAGCTGCCCCAGGTGGACATCGTCTACGCCTACGGCAGCGTGCAGCCCACGGGTGTGAATGCGCTGGTACAAAGCGGCGCCAAGGCCATCATCCACGCCGGCACCGGCAATGGCTCGGTGGCCGACCGCATGGTCAAGCCGCTGCAGGACGCCCGCAACCAGGGCGTGATCGTGGTGCGCGCCTCGCGCGTGCCCTACGGCTTTGTGCTGCGCAATGCCGAGCAGCCCGACGACAAATACGACTGGGTCGTGGCCCACGATATGCGCCCGGAAAAAGCCCGCATCCTGACCATGCTGGCCCTGAGCAAGGGCGCCAGCACGCAGGAATTGCAGCGGATGTTTATGGAGTATTGA
- a CDS encoding methyl-accepting chemotaxis protein, with amino-acid sequence MNLFNQLKVSGKLAVAFFIIVLMMISLGAFSINRLNRLNDQTNFMVTARMASVRDAGQMSEAANTLRLLEFKLATSPQQEWPEIRKGMVEAMETYNQVDKRYPESIGDPTEQSIYDQVKARQPAWAAMHQRVIGLVEQGAGQQAVDILNGESRQLFMALKEPIAQLVKHNEDRAAVEAQDSNATYMNGVWFIIAEVVAAAGAAIFLAWFLSRQIVEPLNHAVKLSHAIAAGDLTQRLDTRGRDEVSDLLRALAAMRDNLVRTLSGMRDSSESVATASAQIASGNADLSSRTEETASSLQETAASMGQITGAVKNSADAARQANKLALEASDIAVRGGEVVAQVVGTMRAIDASSQKISDIIGTIDSIAFQTNILALNAAVEAARAGDQGRGFAVVATEVRNLAQRSAVAAKEIKGLINKSAETVGAGTLLVNQAGETMEQIVDSVKKVAGIISEISEGAVDQTQGIEQINTAVAQLDRMTQANSAVVEESAAAAASLKEQAYQLSVLVDHFQLTDAVRTARPTQPSMMHAALLA; translated from the coding sequence ATGAATCTTTTCAATCAATTAAAAGTGTCCGGCAAGCTCGCTGTGGCTTTCTTCATCATTGTTCTGATGATGATTTCCCTGGGTGCGTTCTCCATCAACCGTTTGAATCGGCTCAACGATCAGACGAACTTCATGGTCACCGCGCGGATGGCCAGTGTGCGTGATGCAGGCCAGATGAGTGAGGCGGCCAACACGCTGCGACTGCTGGAGTTCAAGCTGGCCACATCGCCACAGCAGGAGTGGCCCGAGATTCGCAAAGGCATGGTCGAGGCCATGGAGACATACAACCAGGTGGACAAGCGCTACCCGGAGTCCATTGGCGACCCCACCGAACAGTCCATCTACGACCAGGTGAAAGCCCGCCAGCCTGCATGGGCGGCCATGCACCAACGTGTGATTGGCTTGGTGGAGCAGGGGGCGGGTCAGCAGGCGGTGGATATTCTCAACGGTGAAAGTCGCCAATTGTTTATGGCGCTGAAGGAGCCGATTGCCCAGCTCGTCAAACACAACGAAGACCGGGCGGCGGTAGAGGCCCAGGACAGCAATGCCACCTATATGAATGGGGTCTGGTTCATTATTGCGGAAGTGGTCGCCGCAGCAGGAGCAGCCATTTTTTTGGCTTGGTTTCTTTCACGCCAAATCGTGGAGCCGCTCAACCACGCGGTGAAGCTCTCCCACGCCATAGCTGCAGGGGATCTGACCCAAAGGCTGGACACCAGAGGGCGCGATGAAGTCAGTGACTTGTTGCGTGCATTGGCTGCCATGCGTGACAACCTGGTGCGCACACTATCGGGCATGCGTGACAGCAGCGAGTCGGTGGCCACGGCCAGCGCGCAGATCGCGTCAGGCAATGCCGACCTCTCCAGCCGCACCGAAGAAACCGCCAGCAGCCTGCAGGAGACGGCGGCTTCCATGGGGCAGATCACGGGCGCCGTCAAAAACTCGGCCGATGCGGCCCGGCAGGCCAACAAGCTGGCGCTGGAGGCTTCCGACATCGCGGTGCGCGGCGGTGAGGTGGTGGCCCAGGTGGTGGGCACCATGCGCGCCATCGATGCCAGCTCGCAGAAGATCTCCGACATCATCGGCACCATAGACAGCATTGCATTTCAGACCAATATCCTGGCGCTGAATGCCGCCGTGGAAGCCGCCAGAGCGGGCGACCAGGGCCGAGGGTTTGCGGTGGTTGCCACGGAGGTACGCAACCTGGCCCAGCGCAGCGCGGTCGCCGCCAAGGAGATCAAGGGCCTGATCAACAAGTCTGCCGAAACAGTCGGGGCCGGAACCCTGCTGGTGAACCAGGCCGGCGAGACCATGGAGCAGATTGTCGATAGCGTCAAAAAAGTGGCCGGCATCATCAGCGAGATCAGCGAAGGCGCCGTCGACCAGACCCAAGGTATTGAGCAGATCAACACGGCAGTGGCCCAGCTCGACCGCATGACCCAGGCCAACTCCGCCGTGGTCGAGGAATCGGCCGCCGCCGCCGCCAGCCTCAAAGAGCAGGCCTACCAGCTCTCGGTACTGGTCGATCATTTCCAGCTGACCGACGCCGTGCGCACCGCAAGACCGACTCAGCCATCCATGATGCACGCCGCACTTCTCGCATAA
- the hemE gene encoding uroporphyrinogen decarboxylase, with amino-acid sequence MSFAPLQNDTFLRACRRQATDYTPLWLMRQAGRYLPEYRATRAQAGSFMGLATNVDYATEVTLQPLERFPLDAAILFSDILTVPDAMGLGLSFALGEGPKFAKVVRDEAAVAQLQVPDMDKLRYVFDAVTSIRKALNGRVPLIGFSGSPWTLACYMVEGGGSDDYRLVKSLMYSRPDLMHRILEVNADSVAIYLNAQIDAGAQAVMIFDSWGGVLADGMFQQFSLAYTKRVLAQLKRTGVDGQDVPRLVFTKGGGVWLDEMNSLDCEVLGLDWTVNLAKARAIVGGQVGGPGKALQGNIDPNVLFAPPEQVAAQARAVLDSFGKPHTDRSTTGPTHIFNLGHGISQFTPPEHVAALVETVHQHSRALRAG; translated from the coding sequence ATGTCTTTTGCCCCCCTTCAGAACGACACCTTTTTGCGCGCCTGCCGCCGCCAGGCCACCGACTACACCCCGCTGTGGTTGATGCGCCAGGCGGGTCGTTATCTGCCCGAATACCGCGCCACACGCGCCCAGGCCGGCAGCTTCATGGGGCTGGCCACCAATGTGGACTACGCCACCGAAGTCACGCTGCAGCCGCTGGAGCGCTTCCCCCTGGATGCCGCCATCTTGTTCAGCGACATCCTCACCGTGCCCGACGCCATGGGCCTGGGCCTGTCTTTCGCCCTGGGCGAGGGCCCCAAGTTCGCCAAGGTGGTGCGCGATGAGGCCGCCGTGGCCCAGCTGCAAGTGCCCGATATGGACAAGCTGCGCTATGTGTTCGATGCCGTCACCAGCATCCGCAAGGCGCTCAACGGCCGCGTGCCGCTGATTGGCTTTTCCGGCAGCCCCTGGACACTGGCCTGCTACATGGTCGAAGGCGGCGGCAGCGATGACTACCGCCTGGTCAAGAGCCTGATGTATTCGCGACCCGACCTGATGCACCGCATCTTGGAAGTCAACGCCGACAGCGTAGCCATCTACCTGAATGCCCAGATTGATGCCGGCGCCCAGGCCGTGATGATTTTTGACAGCTGGGGCGGTGTGCTGGCCGACGGCATGTTCCAGCAGTTCAGCCTGGCCTACACCAAGCGCGTGCTGGCACAACTCAAGCGCACCGGCGTGGACGGCCAGGATGTGCCGCGCCTGGTCTTCACCAAGGGCGGTGGCGTCTGGCTGGATGAGATGAACAGCCTGGACTGCGAAGTCCTGGGCCTGGACTGGACCGTGAACCTGGCCAAGGCCCGCGCCATCGTGGGCGGCCAGGTGGGCGGCCCCGGCAAGGCGCTGCAGGGCAATATCGACCCCAATGTGCTGTTTGCCCCGCCCGAGCAGGTGGCCGCCCAGGCCCGCGCCGTGCTGGACAGCTTTGGCAAGCCCCACACCGACCGCAGCACCACCGGCCCCACCCATATCTTCAACCTGGGCCATGGCATCAGCCAGTTCACCCCGCCCGAGCATGTGGCGGCTCTGGTGGAGACCGTGCACCAGCATTCGCGCGCACTGCGTGCGGGTTAA
- a CDS encoding ChbG/HpnK family deacetylase, with the protein MRTIALCADDYALHPLVDEAVEQLVLQGRLSATSCMTTAPRWAEAARRLPALRPRLSVGLHFNLTEGHGAQPAPGIGQVIAQAYTGRLTASAMRTDWQRQLDAFEDALGSAPDFIDGHQHVHQLPGVRTALQAELQARYGDRGMALPWVRSTAPAGRLWRDPKASIIALLGGWSSTRRLQRLGVPHNHGFGGVYGFDAPTPEAYSRHMAQWLAQLQSGSLMMCHPATAPVEGDAIGAQRAVEYAYLRSDAFGKALQAAHCRIAQGVLQPLFGG; encoded by the coding sequence ATGCGCACTATTGCCTTGTGTGCCGACGACTACGCACTGCACCCGCTGGTGGATGAGGCCGTGGAGCAACTGGTGCTGCAAGGGCGTTTGTCGGCCACCAGCTGCATGACTACGGCGCCGCGCTGGGCTGAGGCGGCCCGCCGCCTGCCGGCGCTGCGCCCGCGCCTGTCCGTGGGCCTGCACTTCAATTTGACCGAGGGCCATGGTGCGCAGCCCGCGCCCGGCATAGGCCAGGTGATTGCACAGGCCTACACCGGCCGCTTGACGGCCTCCGCCATGCGTACCGACTGGCAGCGCCAGTTGGACGCATTCGAAGATGCACTGGGGTCTGCGCCTGACTTTATCGACGGCCACCAGCATGTGCACCAGCTGCCCGGTGTGCGCACGGCGCTGCAGGCCGAGCTGCAGGCCCGCTATGGCGACCGAGGTATGGCCTTGCCCTGGGTGCGCTCCACCGCACCTGCAGGCCGGCTATGGCGCGACCCCAAGGCCAGCATCATTGCCCTGCTGGGCGGCTGGAGCAGCACGCGCCGCCTGCAGCGGCTGGGTGTGCCGCACAACCACGGCTTTGGCGGCGTCTATGGTTTTGACGCGCCCACACCCGAAGCCTATAGCCGCCACATGGCGCAATGGCTGGCCCAGCTGCAGTCCGGCAGCCTGATGATGTGCCACCCCGCCACCGCCCCCGTGGAAGGCGACGCCATAGGCGCCCAGCGTGCGGTGGAATATGCCTATCTGCGCTCCGACGCTTTTGGCAAGGCATTGCAAGCGGCCCATTGCCGTATTGCCCAAGGAGTTCTGCAGCCCTTGTTCGGCGGCTGA
- a CDS encoding GNAT family N-acetyltransferase yields MDILTIPATGAAGSASRLRQALPASRPAAPELAVGWARHLDEVRAAQRLRYQVFAEEMGAKLPQDQPHSLAGHDADHFDDFCEHLLVRDQATQKVVGTYRLLTPSQARRAGGLYSEGEFDCSALDPLREDMVELGRSCVHRDYRSGAAILALWGALADFMQRNRLQSMVGCASLPLHHPGLTYGEGAARIWAQLPEKSHCDPQWRVRPLLALPLREQELAAQADGPAVELPPLVHGYLRMGAKVLGAPAWDPDFQTADLPIMLQIADLPARYRRMLGC; encoded by the coding sequence ATGGACATCCTCACCATCCCGGCAACTGGCGCGGCGGGCTCAGCAAGCCGCTTGCGCCAGGCCCTTCCCGCCAGCCGCCCGGCGGCTCCCGAATTGGCCGTAGGCTGGGCCCGGCATCTGGATGAGGTGCGCGCAGCACAGCGGCTGCGCTACCAGGTCTTTGCGGAGGAAATGGGCGCCAAGCTGCCCCAGGACCAGCCGCACAGCCTGGCGGGCCATGATGCCGACCACTTCGATGATTTTTGTGAACACCTGCTGGTGCGCGACCAGGCCACGCAGAAGGTGGTGGGCACCTACCGCCTGCTGACCCCCAGCCAGGCTCGCCGTGCCGGTGGCCTGTATTCGGAAGGCGAATTCGACTGCAGCGCGCTGGACCCGCTGCGCGAAGACATGGTGGAGCTGGGGCGCAGCTGCGTGCACCGCGACTACCGCAGCGGCGCCGCCATCCTGGCGCTGTGGGGTGCGCTGGCTGACTTTATGCAGCGCAACCGCCTGCAGTCCATGGTGGGCTGCGCCAGCCTGCCCTTGCACCACCCCGGCTTGACCTATGGCGAAGGCGCGGCCCGCATCTGGGCGCAGCTGCCGGAAAAAAGCCATTGCGACCCGCAGTGGCGCGTGCGCCCGCTGCTGGCCCTGCCGCTGCGCGAGCAAGAGCTGGCGGCGCAAGCCGACGGCCCCGCAGTGGAGCTGCCGCCGCTGGTGCATGGTTATCTGCGCATGGGGGCCAAGGTGCTGGGGGCGCCGGCCTGGGATCCGGATTTCCAGACAGCGGACCTGCCCATCATGTTGCAAATCGCCGACCTCCCCGCTCGCTACCGCCGCATGCTGGGGTGTTGA
- a CDS encoding CoA-binding protein, which yields MPHTANASDSALHALLQPPCNVIVVGLSPQADRPSHEVAEYLQRHGLRVIPVNPVVAAEGVKILGEQVYASVSEAAASLTAQGLTVDIVDCFRKSEAIPPIAQEAIAVGAHCLWLQQGVVNEPAAALAAQAGLLVMQDACIKIEHRRLVSPP from the coding sequence ATGCCACACACTGCCAACGCATCCGACTCCGCCCTGCACGCTTTGCTGCAGCCGCCCTGCAACGTCATCGTCGTCGGCCTGTCGCCGCAGGCCGACCGGCCCAGCCATGAGGTGGCCGAGTATCTGCAACGCCATGGGCTGCGCGTGATTCCGGTCAACCCCGTGGTGGCCGCCGAGGGTGTAAAGATTCTGGGCGAGCAGGTTTATGCCAGCGTGAGCGAGGCAGCGGCCAGCCTGACCGCCCAAGGGCTCACGGTCGACATCGTGGACTGCTTTCGCAAGAGCGAAGCCATTCCCCCCATCGCCCAGGAAGCCATCGCCGTCGGTGCGCACTGCCTGTGGCTGCAGCAAGGCGTGGTGAACGAGCCCGCCGCCGCGCTGGCCGCGCAAGCCGGGCTGCTGGTGATGCAGGACGCCTGCATCAAAATTGAGCATCGGCGCTTGGTCTCACCCCCCTGA
- a CDS encoding GtrA family protein, with protein MSLAYALQRLRQLPQTLQFVGVGGAAAATHLAVVFLLVQGLGMAPLVANVLAFLVAFVVSYNGHAWFTFASHAVRGWAVVAKYFAVASLSFVVNEALYWVALHRLHWHYFWSLLGVLVLVAVGTFVLSKFWAFRAPGAGAAQEK; from the coding sequence ATGAGCCTGGCGTATGCGCTTCAGCGCCTGCGCCAGCTGCCGCAAACGCTGCAATTCGTGGGTGTGGGCGGAGCCGCCGCAGCCACCCATTTGGCCGTGGTGTTCCTGTTGGTACAGGGCCTGGGCATGGCGCCGCTGGTGGCCAATGTGCTGGCTTTCCTAGTGGCCTTTGTGGTGAGCTACAACGGCCATGCCTGGTTCACCTTCGCCAGCCATGCCGTGCGCGGCTGGGCGGTGGTGGCCAAATATTTCGCCGTGGCCAGTCTGTCCTTTGTGGTGAACGAAGCGCTGTACTGGGTGGCGCTGCACCGGCTGCATTGGCATTACTTCTGGAGCCTGCTGGGGGTGCTTGTGCTGGTGGCGGTGGGCACGTTTGTGCTGAGCAAGTTCTGGGCTTTTCGCGCCCCCGGTGCCGGCGCGGCGCAGGAGAAATAA